A region of the Myxococcus stipitatus DSM 14675 genome:
GGCGCCAAGACGCAGATCACCCAGATGGCCGAGGAGAAGAAGGTCATCAAGCTGCAGGAGGGCATCAGCGTGTCCGACCTGGGCCAGCGTATGGGTGTGCGCAGCGCGGACATCATCAAGAAGCTGATGGGCCTGGGGAAGATGGCCACGGCCAACCAGATGGTGGACGCCGACACCGCGGAGATGATTGCCGGCGACTACGGCTGGAAGATCGACCGCGTGGGCTTCGAGGTGGAGGACTACCTGCCCGAGGTGGAGGCGCGTCCCGAGGACGAGCGTCCGCGTCCGCCGGTCGTCACCATCATGGGCCACGTCGACCACGGCAAGACGAGCTTGCTGGACGCCATCCGCAGCGCGAACGTCGCGGCGGGCGAGGCGGGCGGCATCACCCAGCACATCGGCGCGTACAGCATCTCCACGGCGCGCGGTGACGTCACCTTCCTGGATACCCCTGGTCACGAGGCCTTCACGTCCATGCGCGCCCGCGGCGCCAACGTGACGGACATCGTGGTGCTGGTGGTGGCCGCCGACGACGGCGTGATGCCGCAGACGGTGGAGGCCATCAAGCACGCGAAGGCGGCGGAGGTGCCCATCGTCGTCGCCATCAACAAGATGGACGTGCCGGGCGCCAACCCCGACCGCGTGAAGAAGGACCTGGCCAACCACGAGCTCGTCCCCGAGGAGTGGGGCGGCGACACCATCATGGTGCCCGTGTCCGCCAAGACGAAGCAGAACCTGGACCTCCTCCTGGAGAACTTGGCGCTGCAGGCGGAAGTGCTGGAGCTCACGTCCAACCCGAACCGTCCGTCCGTCGGCGCCGTCATCGAGGCGAAGCTGGACCGCGGCCGGGGCCCGGTCGCCACGGTGCTGGTGCAGGAGGGCACGCTCAAGCTGGGCGACGCCATCGTCACCGGCTCGCACTACGGCCGTGTCCGCGCGATGAACAACAGCCGCGGCGAGATGGTGAAGGAAGTCAAGCCGGGCTACTGCGCGGAGGTCGTCGGCCTGTCCGGTGTCCCCAGCGCGGGCGACGCCATCAACGTGGTGGCGGACGAGAAGGCGGCCAAGCAGATCGCCGAGCACCGCAACATGAAGGAGCGGCAGACCGAGCTCAGCAAGGTCAGCCGCGAGTCCCTGGAGCAGCTGTTCGCCAAGACGAAGGCGGGCGGCGGTCCCAAGGAACTGCGCGTCGTCATCAAGGCGGACGTGCAGGGCTCGGCCGAGGCCGTCAAGCAGGCGGTCCAGAAGCTCTCCACGCACAAGGTCAAGGTGGAGGTCGTCCACACGGGTGTGGGTGCCATCACCGAGGGCGACGTGATGCGGGCGGCCGCCTCCAAGGGCGTGGTGCTCGGCTTCAACGTCAACCCGGAGTCCGGCGCCGAGGCCGCGGCCAAGGCGCAGGAAGTCACCCTGCAGAGCTACTCCATCATCTACGAGCTCATCGATGGGGTGCGCACGGAGATGGAGAGCCTGCTGGAGCCCATCCGCACGGAGAAGAAGCTGGGCCGCGCGGAGGTCCGCAACACCTTCAACGTTCCTCGCCTGGGCACCATCGCCGGCGCGGCGGTGCTGGATGGTGTGATGAAGCGTGGCTCCTTCGTTCGCCTCATGCGCGAGAACAAGCAGTTGTTCCAGGGCAAGATGGCGTCGCTGCGGCGCTTCAAGGACGACGTCAAGGAAGTCGCGCAGGGCTTCGAGTGCGGTATCGGCATCGCGGACTTCAACGACCTCAAGGCCGGAGACATCATCGAGGCCTACGAGATTGAAGAGACCCGGCAGAGCCTGACGTAAGCCTCGCGCCTCGTCTCCCCCTGGGAAGGCCCCACCTTCCCAGGGAGGTTTCACCCCAGGGGCCTCGCGTGCTCGCGGGCCCCGAGGGTCGGGGGATTGGCATGTTCGTAGGTGTCGCACGTCTCACCCTCCAGATTCCGGAGAGCGGCTCGCTCAAGGCCAAGCGGCAGGTGCTTCGCCGGGTGATGGACCGGGTGAGGGCTCGCTTCAACGTGGCCATGGCCGAGGTGGAGGACCAGGACCTCTGGCAGAAGGCCA
Encoded here:
- the infB gene encoding translation initiation factor IF-2, producing the protein MSKKRVHEIAKELKGHGIELDNKEVVTELSALGYDVKSHSSSLDDDQATAAVQKILDKRKPKQAAPPVTAKGFVVRRKVGPAAGSSADAGADMQGMEYAEQASMSAPAVDTPPPAAAEAFAPSQHQDEPSHSVEASAPVEPPQAPVAVEPPPAVAAPVAPPAASPAVESPAAPAVAAQTPVTTEAPKAPAAEAPRAPVSPPAAAAQPRSPAQESTHLPQPPPRSPVPPTVRTPSSPSSSATVVSRGPAPGYGQRGAPSGGRPGGPGGPGGRPGGPGGPGGGRPGGPGGPGGRPGGPGGPGGRPGQGGRPSYSSYQGQGARPGQGAVRPSSAPGSLQATGGAVPSAPQGPTIMVGGIPHAQVSPTGGQARPTATQAVVISRPLIQVRRVTPTAGQAKQYPMAPGRAGIPERREYKVVPDHLGRGRELVDVSKNKERGQRKRTSGDTQSVSKQELTDMVWGRVTIPVRGKKKKPTKKGAKTQITQMAEEKKVIKLQEGISVSDLGQRMGVRSADIIKKLMGLGKMATANQMVDADTAEMIAGDYGWKIDRVGFEVEDYLPEVEARPEDERPRPPVVTIMGHVDHGKTSLLDAIRSANVAAGEAGGITQHIGAYSISTARGDVTFLDTPGHEAFTSMRARGANVTDIVVLVVAADDGVMPQTVEAIKHAKAAEVPIVVAINKMDVPGANPDRVKKDLANHELVPEEWGGDTIMVPVSAKTKQNLDLLLENLALQAEVLELTSNPNRPSVGAVIEAKLDRGRGPVATVLVQEGTLKLGDAIVTGSHYGRVRAMNNSRGEMVKEVKPGYCAEVVGLSGVPSAGDAINVVADEKAAKQIAEHRNMKERQTELSKVSRESLEQLFAKTKAGGGPKELRVVIKADVQGSAEAVKQAVQKLSTHKVKVEVVHTGVGAITEGDVMRAAASKGVVLGFNVNPESGAEAAAKAQEVTLQSYSIIYELIDGVRTEMESLLEPIRTEKKLGRAEVRNTFNVPRLGTIAGAAVLDGVMKRGSFVRLMRENKQLFQGKMASLRRFKDDVKEVAQGFECGIGIADFNDLKAGDIIEAYEIEETRQSLT